In Bdellovibrionales bacterium, the following proteins share a genomic window:
- a CDS encoding AMP-binding protein, with amino-acid sequence MEKCWLKNYPKGVSPEIDISRYQSINQMFDESCHKFGPKIAFQNMGSTLSFEELDEMSADFASFLRNVVGLKRGDRVAIQMPNLLQYPVVMFGVLRAGLIVVNTNPLYTAREMKHQFRDSGAKAIVILENFAHLLEEVLPETDINTVVITQLGDLLGWPKSMAINAAVKYIKKMVPAYSIPNAYSFYEALDLGAEKKMAPEICSTDDIAFLQYTGGTTGVSKGAMLTHGNILSNMLQIAAWMKPQLEEGKEVVITPLPLYHIFSLTVNCLTFIYYGGTNVLVTNPKDIGAFIKLLQKTHFTVFTGVNTLFNGLLHHPEFDRVNFKGVKISVAGGMALQKSVATEWKKRTGTSIAEGYGLTESSPVASCNPIDGHEVLGSIGMPLPSTVMKIIDDNGDPLPHGQSGELAIYGPQVMKGYWQHPDETAKVIMPDGGLRTGDIATMDENGIFRIVDRLKDMILVSGFNVYPNEIEEVVSSHPKVREVAAVGIKEERSGESVKIFVVKKDPTLTPEELLDYCRENLVAYKVPKHIEFRTELPKSNVGKVLRRALRAEFHSPTV; translated from the coding sequence ATGGAAAAGTGCTGGTTGAAAAATTACCCTAAGGGTGTGTCTCCCGAAATAGATATCTCCCGGTATCAGAGCATTAACCAAATGTTCGATGAAAGTTGTCACAAGTTCGGCCCTAAAATAGCCTTTCAAAATATGGGAAGCACTCTTTCCTTTGAGGAACTTGACGAAATGTCGGCAGACTTCGCATCCTTTCTCAGAAACGTCGTCGGATTGAAGAGGGGAGATCGAGTCGCCATTCAAATGCCAAATCTCCTCCAGTATCCCGTGGTGATGTTTGGAGTGCTTCGAGCTGGCCTCATCGTCGTTAATACCAATCCTCTCTATACAGCCAGAGAAATGAAACATCAATTCCGCGATAGCGGAGCGAAGGCCATCGTTATCTTAGAAAATTTTGCCCACTTGCTTGAAGAAGTGCTACCTGAAACTGACATTAATACCGTCGTCATCACACAACTTGGTGACCTTCTTGGTTGGCCGAAATCAATGGCCATCAATGCGGCCGTTAAGTACATTAAAAAAATGGTTCCGGCCTACAGCATACCAAATGCCTATTCCTTTTATGAAGCTCTCGACCTGGGCGCAGAAAAGAAAATGGCTCCGGAAATTTGTTCAACTGATGATATCGCCTTTTTACAATACACCGGTGGAACCACTGGAGTTTCTAAGGGTGCCATGCTGACACATGGTAATATTCTCAGCAACATGCTTCAAATCGCCGCTTGGATGAAGCCTCAACTCGAAGAGGGCAAAGAAGTTGTCATTACGCCTCTCCCCCTTTACCATATTTTTTCACTCACAGTGAATTGTCTGACTTTTATTTACTACGGCGGAACAAACGTACTCGTCACGAATCCCAAAGATATTGGAGCTTTCATCAAGCTTCTACAGAAAACTCACTTTACCGTTTTCACGGGCGTCAACACCTTGTTCAACGGTCTGTTGCATCATCCTGAATTCGACCGTGTGAATTTCAAAGGAGTAAAAATCAGCGTTGCGGGCGGCATGGCTTTGCAAAAGAGTGTGGCCACCGAATGGAAGAAGCGGACCGGAACATCCATTGCCGAAGGCTATGGGCTGACAGAATCCTCCCCGGTCGCAAGTTGCAATCCGATTGATGGTCACGAGGTTTTGGGTTCAATCGGAATGCCTCTTCCAAGCACGGTCATGAAAATCATCGATGACAATGGAGACCCTCTCCCGCACGGACAATCAGGTGAATTGGCTATCTATGGCCCACAGGTCATGAAGGGCTATTGGCAGCACCCAGATGAAACAGCTAAAGTCATTATGCCGGATGGAGGACTTCGCACTGGGGATATCGCAACGATGGATGAAAATGGCATATTTCGAATTGTGGATCGTCTCAAAGACATGATTCTCGTTTCGGGATTTAACGTCTATCCAAACGAGATCGAGGAAGTCGTCAGCAGTCATCCTAAAGTACGGGAAGTCGCTGCCGTTGGCATCAAGGAAGAGCGATCTGGCGAATCAGTCAAAATATTTGTCGTGAAGAAAGATCCCACTCTTACTCCAGAAGAGCTCCTGGATTATTGCCGCGAGAATCTCGTCGCCTACAAGGTACCCAAACATATTGAGTTTCGAACCGAACTTCCCAAGTCCAACGTTGGCAAAGTTCTACGTCGCGCCTTGCGCGCAGAATTTCACTCTCCAACTGTTTAG
- a CDS encoding 6-carboxytetrahydropterin synthase encodes MIFEQSQNGTTPVRSVKSHRVFFSAAVRCKNANLSHADHIFHFGPSGAEKGAGFNFELWISLEGDIHSESGWILSEEEMHRLLWGQAAVFDHQSIHETIPEFRELNPTLENLAEFLFRNMKRTLNEMGISARLTRLRLCEGQKTWVDILVEETKETLLLTRAYSLQAVHRHHNPNLSWEENLSLYNKCSALHEHEYAIEVTVEGAADIQTELVMNRGKMDETVRKQVVEPYGLTYLNDMLGNTSGEVLTEKWSEALRAIWGSRFSYLVVRETRKNSFVEVERGASAALLLS; translated from the coding sequence GTGATTTTTGAACAGTCACAAAATGGGACCACTCCAGTGAGATCAGTAAAGAGTCATCGAGTGTTTTTTAGCGCGGCAGTTCGTTGCAAAAATGCGAACCTGAGCCATGCGGATCATATCTTCCATTTTGGTCCAAGTGGGGCAGAAAAGGGTGCGGGGTTTAATTTTGAACTCTGGATCAGTCTGGAAGGCGATATCCATTCGGAATCGGGGTGGATCCTATCTGAGGAGGAGATGCATCGGCTGCTCTGGGGTCAGGCGGCAGTTTTCGATCATCAATCCATTCATGAAACGATTCCGGAGTTTCGAGAGTTGAATCCAACTTTGGAAAATTTGGCTGAATTCCTTTTCAGAAACATGAAGAGGACCTTGAACGAAATGGGGATCTCAGCGCGGCTGACACGACTTCGGCTTTGCGAAGGACAGAAGACATGGGTCGACATTTTGGTTGAGGAGACCAAAGAAACTTTGCTGCTCACCAGGGCCTATTCCTTGCAGGCAGTCCATCGCCATCATAATCCTAATTTGAGCTGGGAGGAAAACCTATCTCTTTATAATAAGTGTTCAGCTCTTCATGAACATGAATACGCGATCGAAGTAACAGTGGAGGGAGCCGCTGATATTCAGACAGAACTTGTCATGAATCGGGGGAAGATGGATGAAACTGTTCGAAAGCAGGTTGTTGAACCTTATGGGTTGACTTATCTCAATGATATGCTGGGCAACACATCGGGAGAAGTTCTCACTGAAAAATGGAGCGAAGCGCTTCGGGCTATTTGGGGATCTCGGTTTTCCTATTTGGTTGTGCGCGAGACGCGCAAAAACTCGTTTGTTGAGGTAGAAAGAGGGGCGTCTGCCGCTCTCCTGTTATCTTAG